In one window of Ovis aries strain OAR_USU_Benz2616 breed Rambouillet chromosome 3, ARS-UI_Ramb_v3.0, whole genome shotgun sequence DNA:
- the CERS5 gene encoding ceramide synthase 5 isoform X4, with protein sequence MFIAKPCALHVGIQDSGPYQAQPNAILEKVFMSITKYPDEKRLEGLSKQLDWDVRKIQCWFRHRRNQDKPPTLTKFCESMWRFTFYLCIFCYGIRFLWSSPWFWDTRQCWHSYPYQPLTSGLYYYYIMELAFYWSLMFSQFTDIKRKDFLIMFVHHLATIGLITFSYINNMVRVGTLVLCLHDVSDFLLEAAKLANYAKYQRLCDTLFVIFSAVFVVTRLGIYPFWILNTTLFESWEMIGPYPSWWLFNGLLLVLQVLHVIWSYLIARIAFKALIRGKVLKDDRSDVESSSEEEDITTNSKGPCGRSSSNGANRVNGHMGGSYWAEE encoded by the exons at GTTTATTGCCAAACCCTGTGCACTCCATGTTGGCATACAGGACAGTGGTCCTTATCAGGCACAACCTAATGCTATCCTTGAAAAAGTGTTCATGTCTATTACCAAG TATCCTGATGAGAAAAGGCTGGAGGGCCTATCAAAGCAACTAGACTGGGATGTCCGAAAAATCCAGTGCTGGTTTCGCCATCGGAGGAATCAGGACAAGCCCCCAACGCTCACTAAATTTTGTGAAAGCAT GTGGagattcactttttatttatgtatattctgCTACGGAATTAGATTTCTCTGGTCG tcACCTTGGTTCTGGGACACCCGACAGTGCTGGCACAGTTACCCTTATCAG ccTCTCACAAGTGGACTTTATTACTATTACATTATGGAATTGGCTTTCTATTGGTCTCTTATGTTTTCTCAGTTTACAGACATTAAAAGAAAG GACTTTCTGATCATGTTTGTGCATCACCTGGCCACCATTGGGCTTATTACCTTCTCCTACATCAACAACATGGTTCGAGTGGGAACGCTGGTCTTGTGCCTACATGATGTCTCAGACTTCTTGCTGGAG GCAGCCAAGCTAGCCAATTATGCCAAGTACCAGCGTCTCTGTGACACCCTTTTTGTGATCTTCAGTGCTGTTTTTGTGGTGACTCGCCTAGGAATCTATCCATTCTG GATCCTGAACACGACCCTCTTTGAGAGTTGGGAGATGATCGGGCCCTATCCCTCCTGGTGGCTTTTCAATGGCCTTCTCCTGGTCCTACAGGTTCTGCATGTCATCTGGTCCTACCTAATTGCACGAATTGCTTTCAAAGCCTTGATCCGAGGAAAG gtGCTTAAGGATGATCGCAGTGATGTGGAGAGCAGCTCAGAGGAAGAAGATATAACCACCAACTCAAAAGGTCCCTGTGGCCGCAGCTCCAGCAATGGTGCCAATCGGGTGAATGGTCACATGGGAGGCAGCTACTGGGCTGAAGAGTAA
- the CERS5 gene encoding ceramide synthase 5 isoform X3 codes for MLGRVAAVVVEPRFIAKPCALHVGIQDSGPYQAQPNAILEKVFMSITKYPDEKRLEGLSKQLDWDVRKIQCWFRHRRNQDKPPTLTKFCESMWRFTFYLCIFCYGIRFLWSSPWFWDTRQCWHSYPYQPLTSGLYYYYIMELAFYWSLMFSQFTDIKRKDFLIMFVHHLATIGLITFSYINNMVRVGTLVLCLHDVSDFLLEAAKLANYAKYQRLCDTLFVIFSAVFVVTRLGIYPFWILNTTLFESWEMIGPYPSWWLFNGLLLVLQVLHVIWSYLIARIAFKALIRGKVLKDDRSDVESSSEEEDITTNSKGPCGRSSSNGANRVNGHMGGSYWAEE; via the exons GTTTATTGCCAAACCCTGTGCACTCCATGTTGGCATACAGGACAGTGGTCCTTATCAGGCACAACCTAATGCTATCCTTGAAAAAGTGTTCATGTCTATTACCAAG TATCCTGATGAGAAAAGGCTGGAGGGCCTATCAAAGCAACTAGACTGGGATGTCCGAAAAATCCAGTGCTGGTTTCGCCATCGGAGGAATCAGGACAAGCCCCCAACGCTCACTAAATTTTGTGAAAGCAT GTGGagattcactttttatttatgtatattctgCTACGGAATTAGATTTCTCTGGTCG tcACCTTGGTTCTGGGACACCCGACAGTGCTGGCACAGTTACCCTTATCAG ccTCTCACAAGTGGACTTTATTACTATTACATTATGGAATTGGCTTTCTATTGGTCTCTTATGTTTTCTCAGTTTACAGACATTAAAAGAAAG GACTTTCTGATCATGTTTGTGCATCACCTGGCCACCATTGGGCTTATTACCTTCTCCTACATCAACAACATGGTTCGAGTGGGAACGCTGGTCTTGTGCCTACATGATGTCTCAGACTTCTTGCTGGAG GCAGCCAAGCTAGCCAATTATGCCAAGTACCAGCGTCTCTGTGACACCCTTTTTGTGATCTTCAGTGCTGTTTTTGTGGTGACTCGCCTAGGAATCTATCCATTCTG GATCCTGAACACGACCCTCTTTGAGAGTTGGGAGATGATCGGGCCCTATCCCTCCTGGTGGCTTTTCAATGGCCTTCTCCTGGTCCTACAGGTTCTGCATGTCATCTGGTCCTACCTAATTGCACGAATTGCTTTCAAAGCCTTGATCCGAGGAAAG gtGCTTAAGGATGATCGCAGTGATGTGGAGAGCAGCTCAGAGGAAGAAGATATAACCACCAACTCAAAAGGTCCCTGTGGCCGCAGCTCCAGCAATGGTGCCAATCGGGTGAATGGTCACATGGGAGGCAGCTACTGGGCTGAAGAGTAA
- the CERS5 gene encoding ceramide synthase 5 isoform X5: MSITKYPDEKRLEGLSKQLDWDVRKIQCWFRHRRNQDKPPTLTKFCESMWRFTFYLCIFCYGIRFLWSSPWFWDTRQCWHSYPYQPLTSGLYYYYIMELAFYWSLMFSQFTDIKRKDFLIMFVHHLATIGLITFSYINNMVRVGTLVLCLHDVSDFLLEAAKLANYAKYQRLCDTLFVIFSAVFVVTRLGIYPFWILNTTLFESWEMIGPYPSWWLFNGLLLVLQVLHVIWSYLIARIAFKALIRGKVLKDDRSDVESSSEEEDITTNSKGPCGRSSSNGANRVNGHMGGSYWAEE; encoded by the exons ATGTCTATTACCAAG TATCCTGATGAGAAAAGGCTGGAGGGCCTATCAAAGCAACTAGACTGGGATGTCCGAAAAATCCAGTGCTGGTTTCGCCATCGGAGGAATCAGGACAAGCCCCCAACGCTCACTAAATTTTGTGAAAGCAT GTGGagattcactttttatttatgtatattctgCTACGGAATTAGATTTCTCTGGTCG tcACCTTGGTTCTGGGACACCCGACAGTGCTGGCACAGTTACCCTTATCAG ccTCTCACAAGTGGACTTTATTACTATTACATTATGGAATTGGCTTTCTATTGGTCTCTTATGTTTTCTCAGTTTACAGACATTAAAAGAAAG GACTTTCTGATCATGTTTGTGCATCACCTGGCCACCATTGGGCTTATTACCTTCTCCTACATCAACAACATGGTTCGAGTGGGAACGCTGGTCTTGTGCCTACATGATGTCTCAGACTTCTTGCTGGAG GCAGCCAAGCTAGCCAATTATGCCAAGTACCAGCGTCTCTGTGACACCCTTTTTGTGATCTTCAGTGCTGTTTTTGTGGTGACTCGCCTAGGAATCTATCCATTCTG GATCCTGAACACGACCCTCTTTGAGAGTTGGGAGATGATCGGGCCCTATCCCTCCTGGTGGCTTTTCAATGGCCTTCTCCTGGTCCTACAGGTTCTGCATGTCATCTGGTCCTACCTAATTGCACGAATTGCTTTCAAAGCCTTGATCCGAGGAAAG gtGCTTAAGGATGATCGCAGTGATGTGGAGAGCAGCTCAGAGGAAGAAGATATAACCACCAACTCAAAAGGTCCCTGTGGCCGCAGCTCCAGCAATGGTGCCAATCGGGTGAATGGTCACATGGGAGGCAGCTACTGGGCTGAAGAGTAA